One window of Candidatus Glassbacteria bacterium genomic DNA carries:
- a CDS encoding bifunctional oligoribonuclease/PAP phosphatase NrnA: protein MWESVKKAIGDNGKFLLCTHRDPDADGIGSELALWRALEQMGKQCVVLNPDSLPAALDFLDPGGVVRGFDKTGPEESCRLLDETEVIFFLDASQWGRLRPMDGEVMARAGKVLCIDHHPADEALTPGSVIRDSYSSTGELVYDLLKDLGHPLDGAIAFSLYTALVKDTGSFRFENTAGPVFRMATELSAFDEVRPNYVYGLLFERSSIAGVKALGKVLNTLGLAYDNRLAHISLTAEIMEQTGATLEETETFVDVIRALDPVELCIYFRELDGGRIKVSFRSKSAGINVNTLAEKFGGGGHLRASGAVIEGALEVVVARVVEAAAECFENRAEV from the coding sequence TTGTGGGAGTCGGTCAAAAAGGCGATCGGCGATAACGGGAAGTTTCTGCTCTGTACGCACAGGGACCCCGATGCGGACGGGATCGGCAGCGAACTGGCGCTGTGGCGGGCGCTGGAGCAGATGGGCAAGCAGTGCGTAGTACTCAACCCGGACAGCCTGCCTGCTGCGCTCGATTTCCTCGACCCCGGCGGAGTCGTGCGCGGCTTCGACAAAACCGGGCCGGAGGAAAGCTGTCGCCTGCTGGACGAGACCGAAGTGATTTTTTTCCTCGACGCCTCCCAGTGGGGGAGGCTGCGGCCGATGGACGGCGAAGTGATGGCCAGAGCCGGCAAGGTGCTCTGCATCGACCATCACCCCGCCGATGAAGCGCTGACCCCCGGCTCGGTGATCAGGGACAGCTACTCAAGCACCGGAGAGCTGGTCTATGACCTGCTGAAGGACCTCGGCCACCCGCTGGACGGCGCGATAGCATTCAGCCTGTATACGGCCCTGGTCAAGGACACCGGCAGTTTCCGCTTCGAGAACACCGCCGGCCCGGTGTTCCGCATGGCCACGGAGCTGAGCGCGTTCGACGAAGTCAGACCCAACTACGTTTACGGCCTCCTGTTCGAACGAAGTTCGATCGCCGGTGTAAAAGCGTTGGGAAAAGTGTTGAATACACTCGGCCTGGCCTACGACAACCGGCTGGCGCATATCAGCCTGACAGCTGAAATAATGGAGCAGACCGGGGCCACCCTGGAGGAGACCGAGACTTTTGTCGATGTTATCCGCGCGCTGGACCCGGTGGAACTGTGTATCTATTTCCGGGAGCTGGACGGTGGACGGATCAAGGTGAGTTTCAGGAGCAAATCGGCCGGGATCAATGTCAACACCCTGGCCGAGAAATTCGGCGGCGGCGGACATCTCCGGGCCAGCGGCGCGGTGATCGAGGGCGCGCTGGAGGTGGTTGTCGCCCGGGTCGTCGAGGCAGCCGCCGAGTGTTTCGAGAACAGGGCAGAAGTTTGA
- a CDS encoding C-terminal binding protein encodes MSKPKVVISDCDHGTVEAEKEVFEQAGLDWELLDCRREDQVIEQCAGAAGILSQYAPIKKDAIAALSGLKVLSRYGVGVDNLDLPAATAAGVAVCNVPDYCQDEVSTHAMALLLDIVRGVTALHVDVDAGGWDFRIAGSVPRTAGRTLGLIGFGAIARMTARKALGFGIKVLAFDPYVKETDLDVELTDLDSLLGASDFISLHAPLTDETTKMINAETLSRMKDGVYLVNTSRGGLVDEAALAEAAKSGKVAAAGLDVLTNEPPEHGNPLVGLKNVILTPHTSFFSDDSFVELKRKAAMSMVEVIEGREVSYCLNPDVLKG; translated from the coding sequence ATGAGCAAGCCCAAGGTTGTTATCTCCGACTGCGACCACGGCACGGTGGAAGCCGAGAAGGAAGTTTTCGAGCAGGCCGGACTGGATTGGGAACTGCTGGACTGCCGGCGCGAGGACCAGGTGATCGAACAATGCGCCGGGGCGGCCGGTATCTTAAGCCAGTACGCGCCGATCAAGAAAGATGCGATCGCCGCGCTGAGCGGGCTGAAAGTGCTCAGCCGCTACGGCGTGGGGGTCGATAACCTGGACCTACCGGCCGCCACCGCAGCCGGGGTGGCTGTCTGCAACGTGCCCGATTACTGCCAGGACGAGGTCAGCACGCACGCAATGGCCCTGCTGCTGGATATCGTCCGTGGGGTCACCGCCCTGCACGTGGATGTCGATGCGGGCGGCTGGGACTTCCGGATCGCCGGCAGCGTGCCCCGCACCGCCGGACGAACCCTGGGCCTGATCGGCTTCGGCGCAATCGCCAGGATGACCGCGCGCAAGGCGCTGGGCTTCGGCATCAAAGTGCTGGCGTTCGATCCCTATGTCAAAGAAACCGACCTGGACGTGGAGTTGACCGACTTGGACAGCCTGCTGGGCGCCAGCGATTTTATCAGCCTTCACGCCCCCCTGACCGATGAGACGACGAAGATGATCAACGCCGAAACGCTGTCCAGGATGAAAGACGGCGTCTACCTGGTCAACACCAGCCGTGGCGGGCTGGTGGACGAGGCCGCGCTGGCCGAGGCCGCGAAAAGCGGCAAGGTAGCCGCCGCCGGACTGGACGTGCTGACCAATGAACCGCCGGAGCACGGCAATCCGCTGGTCGGGCTGAAAAACGTGATCCTTACGCCCCACACCTCGTTTTTCTCCGACGACTCGTTTGTGGAGCTCAAGCGCAAGGCGGCGATGAGCATGGTGGAGGTAATCGAGGGCAGGGAAGTCAGTTACTGCCTCAATCCGGACGTTCTGAAGGGCTGA
- a CDS encoding DUF2971 domain-containing protein, with protein MSYKAKPVYLFNPVRSTPQIREAIESFFRYWLPIHTEEEELNLFHYTTQEGLTGILHSRSIWCSDISTLNDPEELQYGKKLVDSKLKENIAKESNDHIVKLLKRIEMHVNDFDTYHKVYIACFCENDNLLSQWRIYASRGGGFNLGLSINDNTKYSHNVNDIGDTSYIILRKIIYEYSHQEDIISKYISNIMDGSKKALAWFDEHGCIPEAWADIAALESINVLIDIVTTLKNPVFHEEKEWRLIKFMEPDFRLGLLNFRNVNNSITPYLNTFLYEDAGDKMVFPLKKIKIGPMLEEDSTKEKLKLLVKSKSEIQSKIYLDEGNVEISGAGFSLRS; from the coding sequence TACGCCTCAAATAAGAGAAGCTATAGAATCTTTTTTTAGATATTGGCTTCCAATACATACTGAAGAAGAAGAACTGAACTTATTTCACTATACCACTCAAGAAGGCTTAACAGGAATTCTACACAGCCGTTCAATATGGTGCAGTGATATAAGTACTTTAAATGATCCAGAGGAATTGCAGTATGGTAAAAAATTGGTAGATAGCAAATTGAAAGAAAACATTGCAAAAGAAAGTAATGATCATATTGTAAAATTATTAAAAAGAATAGAAATGCATGTGAATGACTTTGATACATACCACAAAGTCTATATCGCATGTTTCTGTGAAAATGATAATTTATTGAGCCAATGGAGAATCTATGCGTCTAGAGGTGGTGGATTTAATCTCGGCTTGTCAATAAATGACAACACAAAGTATTCCCATAATGTTAATGATATAGGCGATACATCATATATCATATTGAGGAAAATAATATATGAGTACAGCCATCAAGAAGACATAATATCAAAATACATCTCAAATATAATGGATGGATCAAAGAAAGCTTTGGCGTGGTTTGATGAACATGGTTGTATTCCTGAAGCTTGGGCAGACATAGCCGCTCTGGAATCAATAAACGTACTCATTGATATAGTTACAACACTAAAAAACCCTGTGTTTCATGAGGAAAAGGAGTGGAGATTAATTAAATTCATGGAACCAGATTTTCGTCTTGGTCTCTTAAATTTTAGAAATGTAAATAATAGCATTACTCCATATCTAAATACTTTTTTATACGAAGATGCAGGCGATAAAATGGTATTCCCCCTCAAAAAGATAAAAATTGGACCAATGCTTGAGGAAGATAGTACAAAGGAAAAATTAAAATTGCTTGTAAAAAGTAAATCTGAGATTCAGAGCAAAATATATTTAGATGAAGGGAATGTTGAAATTTCAGGGGCAGGATTCAGCCTTAGATCGTAA
- a CDS encoding radical SAM protein yields MLEVSGPVGADTGAEASVPGAGPASELDSGGRGLMATSPKEIFNRPVDTTYMGAPINNMTKGLPKEVESICPEPGCMKIIMARMFDEDGKVWMEKTCPDHGYVKDLYWSDVDLFLKAEKWEFGDGKGLMNPMSECSTCPDDCGICNQHTSHTSLGNIDLTNRCNLNCPICFANANRLGRIYEPSKEEIMDMLRLYQTEQPVSGRMVQFSGGEPTIHPDFLDILRGASELGFSHIQVASNGIKFADEDFTMRAAEAGLHTIYLQFDGVEDRIYEQTRGRALMKYKERTIEAVRKAGIKIVFVPTIAAGINEDQVGPILQYALDNIDVLSAISYQPVSLTGRLNCEDRQKLRYTLPDLARNVMEQTGYVTMDDWYPLSFTSPVSKIISALRGAETVHISCHPHCSLGTYLFIEQGTNRPVPLTQFVDVEGMFTELNYLAAKTRSSRFKQFAQMNAFYKIQKYFDKKKAPKGMGFTKFLQTLDGFFDKNAGRGKKDGTYTNKTLLVAGMHFMDSYNYELERVRRCVVHYSTPAGKIIPFCSYNGGHCHRNAIEEEYSITLEEYKQRRREAAQN; encoded by the coding sequence ATGCTTGAAGTGTCCGGACCGGTGGGAGCCGATACGGGCGCTGAGGCTTCCGTTCCGGGGGCGGGGCCGGCATCCGAACTGGATTCAGGAGGTAGAGGCCTGATGGCTACCAGCCCGAAAGAAATATTCAATCGCCCGGTCGACACGACCTACATGGGCGCTCCGATCAACAACATGACCAAAGGCCTGCCCAAGGAAGTGGAATCGATCTGCCCCGAACCCGGCTGCATGAAAATCATCATGGCCAGGATGTTCGATGAAGACGGCAAGGTCTGGATGGAGAAAACCTGCCCGGACCACGGCTATGTCAAGGACCTGTACTGGTCGGACGTGGATTTATTCCTCAAGGCCGAAAAATGGGAGTTCGGCGACGGGAAGGGTCTGATGAACCCGATGAGCGAATGCTCCACCTGTCCCGATGACTGCGGAATCTGCAACCAGCACACCAGCCACACCTCCCTCGGCAATATCGACCTGACCAACCGCTGCAACCTGAACTGCCCGATCTGTTTCGCCAACGCGAACAGGCTGGGCAGGATCTACGAGCCCAGCAAGGAAGAGATTATGGATATGCTGAGGCTCTACCAAACCGAGCAGCCGGTCAGCGGACGGATGGTGCAGTTCTCCGGCGGCGAGCCCACCATTCACCCCGATTTCCTCGATATCCTCCGGGGAGCCAGCGAACTCGGATTCAGCCACATCCAGGTGGCCTCCAACGGAATCAAGTTCGCCGACGAGGATTTCACCATGCGCGCGGCCGAGGCCGGACTGCACACGATCTACCTCCAGTTCGACGGGGTGGAGGACAGGATTTACGAGCAGACCCGCGGCCGGGCGCTGATGAAGTACAAGGAGCGCACGATCGAAGCAGTGCGCAAGGCAGGGATCAAGATCGTGTTCGTGCCCACTATCGCCGCCGGGATCAACGAAGACCAGGTGGGTCCGATCCTGCAGTACGCCCTGGACAATATCGACGTGCTCAGCGCGATCTCCTACCAGCCGGTGAGCCTGACCGGCCGGCTGAACTGCGAGGATCGCCAGAAACTGCGCTACACCCTCCCCGACCTGGCACGCAACGTGATGGAGCAGACCGGGTACGTCACCATGGACGACTGGTATCCCCTGAGTTTCACCAGCCCGGTCAGCAAGATTATCAGCGCTCTGCGCGGAGCGGAGACTGTCCATATCAGCTGCCATCCCCACTGCTCGCTCGGAACCTATCTCTTTATCGAGCAGGGCACCAACCGTCCGGTACCGCTCACGCAGTTTGTCGACGTGGAGGGGATGTTCACCGAACTGAACTATCTGGCGGCCAAAACCCGCAGCAGCCGGTTCAAACAGTTCGCGCAGATGAATGCTTTCTACAAGATCCAGAAGTACTTCGACAAGAAAAAAGCGCCGAAAGGCATGGGCTTCACCAAGTTCCTGCAGACGCTCGACGGTTTTTTCGACAAGAATGCCGGCCGCGGAAAAAAAGACGGCACTTACACCAACAAAACCCTGCTGGTTGCCGGTATGCATTTCATGGACTCCTACAACTACGAGTTGGAACGGGTGCGCCGCTGCGTGGTTCACTACAGCACGCCGGCCGGGAAAATTATCCCGTTCTGCAGCTACAACGGAGGCCATTGCCACCGCAACGCGATCGAGGAAGAGTACTCGATTACGCTCGAGGAGTACAAGCAGCGGCGAAGGGAGGCTGCGCAGAATTAG
- a CDS encoding ACT domain-containing protein — translation MSEYVVLSGVGPDKPGIARAISGAAFNAGCSIEDSRMAVLGGEFAILVLIEGEAAAVSGFSASLPELEKETGLSLSIRPTAEKTGYKVKEGIPYELTVVGMDRTGIVFRVTELLARFGVNIDNLETEASNAPVTGTPMFRMVLDAEIPGEVPLKKLRAELAELCDELNMDISLEARS, via the coding sequence ATGAGCGAATACGTAGTGCTTTCCGGCGTGGGCCCCGACAAGCCGGGTATCGCCAGGGCGATAAGCGGGGCGGCGTTCAACGCCGGTTGCAGTATCGAGGACAGCAGGATGGCGGTGCTGGGCGGTGAATTCGCGATCCTGGTGCTGATCGAGGGCGAGGCGGCGGCGGTGTCCGGATTCTCCGCCAGCCTTCCCGAGCTGGAAAAAGAGACCGGGCTTTCGCTGAGTATCCGTCCCACCGCCGAGAAGACGGGCTACAAGGTCAAAGAGGGAATCCCTTATGAGTTGACCGTGGTCGGAATGGACCGCACGGGGATTGTGTTCCGGGTCACCGAACTGCTGGCGCGGTTCGGGGTCAATATCGATAACCTCGAAACCGAGGCCAGCAACGCGCCGGTCACCGGTACGCCGATGTTCCGGATGGTCCTGGATGCGGAAATCCCCGGCGAGGTACCGTTGAAAAAGCTGCGGGCCGAGCTGGCTGAGCTGTGCGATGAGTTGAACATGGATATCAGCCTGGAGGCGCGGAGCTGA
- a CDS encoding M48 family metallopeptidase, with amino-acid sequence MPKLLLIILLLAPFVAWDAASYVLRQRGDTSPARRQEILRHFSERQIETGRQHLVRHNKLMPFYRVIFYLFYGLLLFAGLGGRLETGLLGVAGGRWWAALPLFVLILLVAQTLLYVPFSAYREFVIEREMGLSTITAGTWIADRFKTLALNWLIATLVALPVLWLVRSLPGSWPLPAAGVILALSAFGIWITPLIIDPLFNKFTPLEDSRLEEDIRDLGAGAGLNVDKVYVMDASRRSLYLNAYFTGLGNSRRVVLYDNLVRECGHDEILSVVAHELGHWRHNHITKGFLLEAAGVTVGLWLLWWLLNSAGVRSFFGLSAPGSLTLVVLLPFLLSLGGTLVSPAISAISRRFERQADTAALELTGNPEAFISLEKRLVEHAKADLLRPELLHVFYGSHPLPEERIERAENWAISR; translated from the coding sequence GTGCCCAAGCTGCTGCTGATCATCCTCCTGCTGGCGCCCTTTGTCGCCTGGGACGCCGCGAGTTATGTCCTGCGCCAGCGCGGCGACACCAGCCCGGCGCGGCGCCAGGAAATCCTGCGCCATTTCAGCGAGCGGCAGATCGAAACCGGCAGGCAGCATCTAGTACGCCACAACAAACTCATGCCGTTCTACCGGGTGATATTCTACCTGTTCTACGGCCTCCTGCTGTTCGCCGGTCTGGGTGGGCGGCTTGAAACCGGGTTGCTGGGCGTGGCGGGAGGGAGATGGTGGGCCGCCCTACCGCTGTTCGTACTGATTCTGCTCGTTGCCCAGACCCTGCTCTATGTTCCGTTTTCAGCTTACCGGGAATTCGTGATCGAGCGCGAGATGGGCCTGAGCACGATCACCGCGGGCACCTGGATCGCCGACCGGTTCAAGACCCTGGCGCTCAACTGGCTGATCGCCACGCTGGTCGCCCTGCCCGTGCTGTGGCTGGTGCGCTCGCTGCCCGGTTCGTGGCCCCTGCCGGCGGCCGGGGTGATCCTGGCGCTCAGCGCGTTCGGGATCTGGATCACTCCCTTGATTATCGATCCGCTGTTCAACAAGTTCACTCCGCTGGAGGACAGCCGCCTGGAGGAGGATATCCGCGACCTCGGCGCCGGGGCCGGGCTGAATGTCGACAAGGTGTACGTGATGGACGCCAGCAGGCGCTCGCTGTACCTCAATGCCTATTTCACTGGGCTGGGCAACAGCCGCCGGGTTGTGCTCTATGACAATCTGGTGCGGGAATGCGGCCACGATGAGATCCTCAGCGTGGTGGCCCACGAGCTTGGGCACTGGCGGCACAACCATATCACCAAGGGGTTCCTGCTGGAGGCGGCGGGCGTAACTGTCGGGCTGTGGCTGCTGTGGTGGCTGTTGAACTCGGCGGGGGTCAGGAGCTTTTTCGGGCTGAGCGCGCCGGGCAGCCTGACCCTGGTTGTCCTGCTGCCGTTCCTGCTCAGTCTGGGCGGGACACTGGTTTCCCCGGCCATCAGCGCAATCAGCCGCCGGTTCGAACGTCAGGCCGACACCGCCGCGCTGGAGCTGACCGGGAACCCCGAGGCGTTTATCAGCCTGGAGAAACGGCTGGTCGAGCACGCCAAGGCCGACCTCCTGCGCCCGGAACTGCTGCACGTGTTCTACGGGAGCCACCCCCTGCCCGAAGAGCGGATCGAACGGGCCGAAAACTGGGCCATCTCCCGCTGA
- a CDS encoding SAM-dependent chlorinase/fluorinase, producing the protein MPARRDKVHRLITLTTDFGTRDGYVGAMKGVILGIAPGARLVDVTHDIDHGRIRQASFLLDNVLDFYPDGTIHLVVVDPTVGSKRRALIVVSGNCVLVGPDNGVFEPVYLRDKLWSCYEIAESRYMLPEISRSFHGRDIFAPAAAHLAAGIAPQKFGPPVDNPVRQTGTRRKLIGEDRITGNVVHTDRFGNLITDITAAELDSLEFDRSSLRVTICGKKIDGLSSHYAQAGRGELLALLGGTGRLEVAANLESAAAKLGTISAYAVVTITRQ; encoded by the coding sequence ATGCCTGCGCGGCGCGATAAGGTGCACCGGCTGATCACCCTGACTACCGATTTCGGTACCAGGGATGGCTACGTGGGCGCGATGAAGGGGGTGATCCTCGGTATCGCCCCCGGCGCGCGGCTCGTGGATGTGACCCACGATATTGATCACGGGCGGATCCGGCAGGCCTCGTTCCTGCTGGACAACGTGCTCGATTTCTATCCCGACGGGACGATCCATCTGGTGGTGGTCGACCCGACGGTGGGCAGCAAAAGACGCGCGCTGATTGTCGTTTCCGGCAACTGCGTGCTGGTGGGACCGGACAACGGCGTGTTCGAGCCGGTGTATCTCAGAGACAAGCTCTGGAGCTGCTATGAGATTGCCGAGAGCCGCTACATGCTGCCGGAAATAAGCCGCTCTTTCCACGGCCGCGATATTTTCGCTCCGGCAGCCGCGCACCTGGCCGCCGGGATTGCCCCGCAGAAATTCGGCCCGCCGGTGGATAACCCGGTCCGCCAGACTGGAACCCGGAGAAAGTTGATCGGCGAAGACCGGATAACGGGCAACGTGGTCCACACCGACAGGTTCGGCAACCTGATTACCGATATCACGGCCGCCGAACTGGATTCGCTGGAGTTCGACAGGAGCAGCCTGAGAGTTACGATCTGCGGCAAAAAGATCGACGGGCTCAGCAGCCATTACGCCCAGGCCGGGCGCGGCGAGCTGCTGGCGCTGCTGGGCGGCACCGGCAGACTCGAGGTGGCGGCCAACCTGGAAAGCGCAGCGGCCAAGCTGGGAACGATATCGGCCTACGCGGTAGTGACCATTACCAGGCAGTGA